A stretch of DNA from Staphylococcus equorum:
GGCATCGAAGATGTTCCTACTTGGGAAGAACAAGGTGTTGATGTCGTCTTTCCACATTGGCGTGGCGTCATGGGGCCGAAAGATATGACACCAGAACAAATTGCCTATTGGGATGAAACAATGCAAGATGTAGTGAAATCAGATAGATGGCAAAAAATAAGAAAGAACAACGACTGGGAGAATTATTATAAAGATAGCGAAGAAAGTGAGAAATTTTTAAAAGAACAACGTAAGAAATATAAAAAACTAGTCGAAGATTCAGGTCTGAAATAAGGGGGAGTATAAATGTCACGACTTGTCTTTCCAGTATTATTAATATTATTTGGTCTTATTTATTTAGTATTAACTATAAATATACCTAAATCGAACATTGGCGATCCTAATAGTCCGATGTATTTTCCAATGTTAGTCGGTTTATTGCTTTTGATAATGAGTATTATTTATTTCTTTCAAGAATTCAAAAAACGTCATGAAGGTTTTACAGCTTTTTCACAATTACTAGAGAGGAAAACATTTATACGTATCGTCTTAACAATTGTTTTAACAGTAATATACGCTTTAATATTCGAACGTCTTGGCTTTTTAATTTCAACAATTATATTCTTAGGTGCCATTATGTTCTTAATTAACGGATATAAAAGATGGTTACAGAATATTTTAGTTACGGTGATTTTTTCTGGCATTGCATGGTACACATTCGCACAATTATTGAATGTCAGTTTACCTTAAGGAGGGTGATTTAAATGGGGATTGATGCAGGTAGTTTTTTAGAAGGATTATCAACTGCGTTTCATCCGATGAACCTTTTATGGGTCCTTATCGGTGGTTTTCTAGGTACTGTAGTAGGTATGTTACCTGGATTAGGACCTGCGACTGCGGTTGCAGTGCTCATACCTGTGACATTTGGTATGGAACCCGTAAGCGCATTGATTTTAATGGTTTCAATTTATTATGGTGCCATGTATGGTGGCTCGAGAAGTTCGATTTTATTAAATACACCAGGTGATGGCTCAGCCATTGCAGCTACATTCGATGGTTATCCAATGACCAAAAATGGAGAGGCGGGTAAAGCACTAACAATCTCAGCAATTGCTTCGTTAATTGGAGGTATTACTGCGGTGTTTGGTTTTATCATTTTAGCTAAGCCATTGTCTGCCTTTGCTTTAAAATTTGGCCCACAAGAATATTTTTTACTATTCTTATTTACGCTTTCAGCTATTGTAACTTTATCGTCAGGGAAGATGGTCAAGGGTTTCATTGCGACAAGTATTGGTTTAATCATTAGTACAGTAGGGGTAGATTTACAAACAAGTATTTATCGTTTCACATTTGATTTACCTCATTTAAGTGAAGGTATCAACTTCTTAGTCGTTATCATTGGGGTATATGCCGTAGCAGAAGTATTATATAATTATTTACATTTAGATGCATTGAAACCACCTAAAGCTGATGTAGGATCAATGAAATTATCTAAGGAAGATATAAAGAACACAAGAGGCGCTATGCTTCGCCAAAGTCCTATTGGTTTCTTAATCGGTGTATTACCAGGAGCCGGCGGCTCTATTGCGGCAATGTTAAGCTATTCAACCGAAAAACAAATATCTAAAAATGGCAAGAATTTCGGTAAAGGTCAAATAGAAGGCGTAGCTGCGCCAGAAGCTTCTAATAATGCTGCTTCCGTAGGTGCTTTAATCCCGTTATTAACGATGGGCGTACCAGGATCAGGAACAACAGCTGTAATTTTAGGTGCAGTCGTTATGCTAGGTTTACAACCAGGGCCTTTGTTATTTGCAAATGAGCCTGAAACGATATGGACACTCGTTAATAGCATGTTTATTGGTAATATATTCTTAGTCATTTTGAACATTGCTTTAATAGGATTACTGTTAAAAATATTACGAACACCACCCAAAGTGTTATATCCTATTATTTTAGTGTTGGCGTTTATCGGTACATATACATTAGGGTATAGTATCACTGATTTCTATATTCTAATTATTTTTG
This window harbors:
- a CDS encoding tripartite tricarboxylate transporter TctB family protein, which translates into the protein MSRLVFPVLLILFGLIYLVLTINIPKSNIGDPNSPMYFPMLVGLLLLIMSIIYFFQEFKKRHEGFTAFSQLLERKTFIRIVLTIVLTVIYALIFERLGFLISTIIFLGAIMFLINGYKRWLQNILVTVIFSGIAWYTFAQLLNVSLP
- a CDS encoding tripartite tricarboxylate transporter permease, translated to MGIDAGSFLEGLSTAFHPMNLLWVLIGGFLGTVVGMLPGLGPATAVAVLIPVTFGMEPVSALILMVSIYYGAMYGGSRSSILLNTPGDGSAIAATFDGYPMTKNGEAGKALTISAIASLIGGITAVFGFIILAKPLSAFALKFGPQEYFLLFLFTLSAIVTLSSGKMVKGFIATSIGLIISTVGVDLQTSIYRFTFDLPHLSEGINFLVVIIGVYAVAEVLYNYLHLDALKPPKADVGSMKLSKEDIKNTRGAMLRQSPIGFLIGVLPGAGGSIAAMLSYSTEKQISKNGKNFGKGQIEGVAAPEASNNAASVGALIPLLTMGVPGSGTTAVILGAVVMLGLQPGPLLFANEPETIWTLVNSMFIGNIFLVILNIALIGLLLKILRTPPKVLYPIILVLAFIGTYTLGYSITDFYILIIFGIIGLVMKLLDFPAAPLILAAIVGSDMEQNFRKSLIVSNNNVADIFLASPISLVLTLMTILALFYPLIIKGFKRMKVKK